Proteins co-encoded in one bacterium genomic window:
- a CDS encoding TAXI family TRAP transporter solute-binding subunit — MKHRMLVLTSLLVLALAAGVSAQTGFLTIGSGGTTGVYFPIATGMAKMINDANIGWRSNARSTGGSVFNVTAIQGGELQMALAQNDISFYAYGGTVVEAFIGKPTRKLRGMAVLYPEPIHILARRDRGIKTVADMKGKQVYVGDVGSGAEQNSKQVLEVYGLTFADLGQAVRGSATTGVQLLTDGRIDAMFYTVGLGNAAIMQAALTAPIEFLAIDAMKLRDIREKYPFYSAFGIPTGVYRGVDAPVVTVTVLASLVTSSDLSADVVYRVTKLLLDEKVEEFRGLHSNLERYFHPLKALEGMAIPLHPGAVRFYQEKNTRIPERLLPPK, encoded by the coding sequence ATGAAGCACCGCATGCTGGTATTGACATCCCTGCTGGTGCTCGCCCTCGCGGCGGGCGTTTCGGCCCAGACTGGGTTTCTCACGATAGGATCCGGTGGGACCACGGGAGTCTACTTCCCGATCGCAACCGGCATGGCGAAGATGATCAACGACGCCAACATCGGATGGAGGTCCAACGCTCGCTCCACCGGCGGCAGCGTCTTCAACGTCACAGCGATCCAGGGTGGCGAGCTGCAGATGGCGCTGGCCCAGAACGACATATCGTTTTATGCCTACGGCGGGACGGTCGTCGAGGCGTTCATCGGCAAGCCCACCCGTAAGCTGCGGGGCATGGCAGTGCTGTACCCGGAGCCGATCCACATCCTGGCGCGGCGGGACCGCGGAATCAAGACCGTGGCCGACATGAAGGGCAAGCAGGTCTACGTCGGAGATGTGGGCAGCGGCGCGGAGCAGAACTCCAAGCAGGTGCTCGAGGTCTACGGGCTGACCTTTGCCGACCTGGGGCAGGCGGTGCGCGGGTCGGCCACGACTGGCGTGCAGCTGCTCACAGATGGGCGCATTGACGCCATGTTCTACACCGTGGGATTGGGGAACGCGGCGATCATGCAGGCGGCCCTGACCGCGCCCATCGAGTTCCTTGCGATCGACGCGATGAAGCTTCGCGACATCAGGGAGAAGTACCCGTTCTACAGCGCGTTTGGCATCCCGACGGGGGTTTACAGGGGCGTGGACGCGCCCGTTGTGACCGTGACGGTGCTGGCATCCCTGGTGACGTCCAGCGACTTGTCCGCGGACGTCGTGTACCGGGTCACCAAGCTCCTGCTGGATGAAAAGGTCGAGGAGTTCCGGGGGCTCCACTCCAACCTGGAGCGCTACTTCCATCCCTTGAAGGCGCTGGAGGGCATGGCCATCCCGCTGCATCCCGGCGCGGTGCGGTTCTACCAGGAGAAGAACACCAGGATCCCTGAGCGGCTGCTGCCACCTAAATAA
- a CDS encoding leucyl aminopeptidase — protein MEHQRIIDVIALAQRLVRDHLAVRAGERVLIVADPATERAIYLALAGAVQAAGAEYTVAIMPTRTSKEATHLTAAIESALLASDVLIGVTRSSGAPTYSRKVAELLVARRIRSLSMVMRDLDNYLTGSATADYEALEALGQRVAALWAAASEIHIVTQAGTDLRAGVTHEPVMGQTVIVECGLAREPGREAAFSDGEVSQRPRLGTARGVVVVDGPAAGLRGSDPFVLEVADGTIVRVSGAGGRTRQLESVFRSIPGARHLAEIGIGLNASALRSGDFEEEKKALGNVHLGLGDDIFYGGTHACSLHWDLVLYDATVSLDGQELFRDGRLLLPDPSA, from the coding sequence ATGGAACACCAGCGGATTATTGACGTCATTGCGCTCGCCCAGCGGCTCGTGCGCGATCACCTGGCGGTGCGGGCCGGGGAGCGCGTCCTGATCGTCGCCGATCCGGCCACCGAGCGCGCGATCTACCTGGCGTTGGCCGGGGCCGTCCAGGCCGCGGGCGCCGAGTACACTGTGGCGATCATGCCCACCAGGACCTCTAAGGAGGCCACGCATCTCACCGCGGCCATAGAGAGCGCGCTCCTGGCCTCGGACGTGCTCATCGGCGTCACCAGATCGTCCGGCGCCCCCACCTACTCCCGCAAGGTCGCGGAGTTGCTGGTCGCGCGGCGCATCCGGTCGCTGTCCATGGTGATGCGCGACCTGGACAACTACCTGACCGGATCGGCCACCGCCGACTACGAGGCGCTGGAAGCGCTGGGGCAGCGCGTGGCCGCGCTCTGGGCCGCGGCGTCGGAGATTCACATAGTCACGCAGGCGGGGACCGACCTTCGCGCGGGCGTCACGCACGAACCGGTGATGGGCCAGACGGTAATCGTAGAGTGCGGCCTGGCCCGGGAACCCGGCAGGGAAGCAGCTTTCTCAGACGGCGAGGTCTCCCAGCGTCCCAGGTTGGGAACCGCCCGCGGCGTTGTAGTGGTGGATGGGCCGGCGGCGGGCCTGCGCGGAAGCGACCCCTTCGTCCTGGAAGTTGCGGACGGGACCATCGTGCGTGTTTCCGGTGCAGGCGGGCGGACCCGCCAGCTAGAGTCGGTCTTCCGTTCGATCCCCGGTGCGCGCCATCTCGCCGAGATCGGCATCGGACTCAACGCCAGCGCGCTGCGGTCCGGTGACTTCGAGGAAGAGAAGAAGGCGCTGGGCAACGTGCATCTCGGTCTGGGTGACGACATCTTCTACGGCGGCACGCATGCCTGTTCCCTCCACTGGGACCTGGTGCTCTACGACGCCACGGTCTCGCTGGATGGTCAGGAGCTGTTCCGGGACGGCAGGCTCCTGCTCCCGGACCCCTCCGCATGA
- a CDS encoding CoA transferase produces the protein MRSLEGLTVLDLTRVLAGPFCTQILSDLGAAVWKIEPPWGDDTRGWGPPFVEGESAYYLSANRGKQSIAVNLRSRRGQAVVRELALRADVLVENFKPGDLARAELDYASLAPLNPGLVYASITGFGHDGPRADEPGYDLALQGMTGIMSVTGEPGRPPVRVGVAWIDVLTGLVVAIGILAALRDRDRRGQGQHLDLSLFDVGLMCMANQAQSYLLSGAPPGRLGSAHPQIVPYQAFQALDGWFILAVGNDSQYRKMAEAIGQEALGADARFQTNEDRVRNREAIVEALATAFAARPRDEWLQVLKTAGVPAAPVWDLREAFADPHARARDVIWKVSHPTLGEIPLVANALGHMRGTPAAPGAHPPLLGEHTRAVLAEVLGMPPEEIASLEAEGAILARAQRA, from the coding sequence ATGAGGTCTCTCGAGGGACTCACCGTCCTCGATCTCACGCGGGTGCTCGCGGGCCCGTTCTGCACGCAGATCCTCTCAGATCTGGGCGCCGCGGTCTGGAAGATCGAGCCCCCTTGGGGCGATGACACACGAGGCTGGGGCCCGCCGTTCGTCGAAGGAGAGAGCGCCTACTACCTATCCGCCAACCGCGGCAAGCAGAGCATCGCGGTCAACCTGAGGTCCAGGCGCGGCCAAGCAGTTGTGCGGGAACTCGCCCTGCGCGCCGATGTCCTCGTGGAGAACTTCAAGCCGGGCGACCTCGCAAGGGCAGAGCTCGACTACGCCAGCTTGGCGCCGCTCAATCCCGGTCTGGTCTATGCCTCCATCACGGGATTTGGCCATGACGGACCCCGGGCCGACGAGCCCGGCTACGACCTCGCGCTTCAAGGAATGACCGGCATAATGAGCGTGACCGGGGAGCCGGGCAGGCCGCCGGTCAGGGTTGGGGTCGCTTGGATTGACGTGCTCACCGGCCTGGTCGTCGCCATTGGGATCCTGGCCGCGCTGCGCGACCGGGATCGCCGTGGGCAGGGACAGCACCTCGATCTATCGCTGTTCGACGTCGGCCTTATGTGCATGGCCAACCAGGCCCAGAGCTACCTCCTGAGCGGAGCGCCGCCGGGACGGCTGGGCAGCGCCCACCCTCAAATCGTACCCTACCAGGCGTTTCAGGCCCTCGACGGGTGGTTCATCCTTGCTGTGGGAAACGACTCCCAGTATCGGAAGATGGCCGAGGCGATCGGGCAGGAAGCGCTCGGAGCGGACGCCCGGTTCCAGACCAATGAGGATCGGGTGCGCAATCGTGAAGCGATCGTGGAAGCGCTCGCCACCGCCTTCGCCGCCCGGCCCCGGGACGAGTGGCTCCAGGTCCTAAAGACCGCAGGGGTTCCGGCTGCGCCCGTATGGGACCTGCGAGAGGCGTTCGCGGACCCGCACGCGCGGGCGCGGGATGTGATCTGGAAGGTTAGTCACCCGACCCTTGGCGAGATCCCGCTGGTGGCCAACGCCCTTGGGCACATGCGCGGCACGCCGGCGGCGCCGGGCGCGCATCCTCCGCTGCTGGGAGAGCACACGCGGGCGGTCCTGGCAGAGGTGCTCGGTATGCCTCCGGAGGAGATTGCGTCCCTCGAAGCAGAGGGCGCCATCCTGGCGCGGGCACAGCGGGCCTAG
- the ugpC gene encoding sn-glycerol-3-phosphate ABC transporter ATP-binding protein UgpC: MARVYLEQVSKKFGVVTAVNDVTLEIPDRQFTVLVGPSGCGKTTALRLIAGLEEATAGNIFIGDRLVNDVAPKDRDIAMVFQNYALYPHMSVYDNMAFGLRLRRYPRPEIDRRVKEAAGMLGIEGLLDRKPKQLSGGQRQRVALGRAIVREPQVFLMDEPLSNLDAKLRVQTRAEIKKLQARLQTTTIYVTHDQVEAMTMGDRIVVMRDGLVQQVDSPLNLYEKPSNLFVAGFIGSPAMNFVEATLAPRNGALMVDCGSFAIEMPPDLAALAKDWTGKPVVFGIRPEDIQDLAFARDPNPAWVLPAMVEVHEPLGSDVILYLSTGPTTIVARVDAHSSARMGQPAEVVLDMRKMHLFETETHKAII; this comes from the coding sequence ATGGCTCGCGTCTACCTCGAACAGGTGAGCAAGAAGTTCGGCGTTGTTACCGCGGTAAACGACGTAACGCTGGAGATCCCAGACCGGCAGTTCACGGTGCTTGTAGGTCCCTCGGGGTGCGGGAAGACGACGGCGCTCCGGTTGATCGCCGGGCTGGAAGAGGCGACCGCGGGCAACATCTTCATCGGTGACCGCCTGGTCAACGATGTGGCTCCGAAGGACCGCGACATCGCGATGGTCTTTCAGAACTACGCGCTCTACCCCCACATGTCGGTGTACGACAACATGGCGTTCGGCCTGCGGCTGCGCCGGTACCCGCGGCCCGAGATTGACCGCCGGGTCAAAGAGGCCGCGGGGATGCTGGGCATCGAGGGGCTGCTCGACCGCAAGCCCAAGCAGCTCTCGGGCGGACAGCGCCAGCGCGTGGCCCTGGGGCGGGCGATCGTGCGAGAGCCACAGGTCTTCCTGATGGACGAGCCGCTCTCCAACCTCGACGCGAAGCTTAGGGTGCAGACGCGCGCGGAGATCAAGAAGCTGCAGGCCCGGCTTCAGACGACGACCATCTACGTTACTCACGACCAGGTTGAGGCCATGACCATGGGCGACCGCATCGTCGTGATGCGTGACGGATTGGTTCAGCAGGTGGACAGCCCGCTCAACCTCTACGAGAAGCCGTCGAACCTGTTTGTCGCCGGGTTCATCGGTAGCCCGGCCATGAACTTCGTCGAGGCCACACTGGCACCACGTAACGGCGCGCTCATGGTGGACTGCGGGTCGTTTGCCATTGAGATGCCCCCTGACCTGGCGGCGCTCGCGAAGGATTGGACGGGCAAGCCGGTGGTCTTCGGAATTCGCCCGGAGGACATCCAGGACCTGGCCTTCGCGCGCGATCCTAACCCTGCTTGGGTGCTCCCGGCCATGGTGGAGGTGCACGAACCGCTGGGTTCAGATGTCATTCTCTATCTGAGCACCGGGCCAACCACGATCGTCGCCCGTGTGGACGCCCACAGTTCGGCACGAATGGGGCAGCCGGCCGAGGTCGTCCTGGACATGCGGAAGATGCACCTGTTCGAGACGGAGACTCACAAGGCGATCATCTAG
- a CDS encoding bifunctional phosphoglucose/phosphomannose isomerase, giving the protein MVLDDRREIARLDPGGMLGLVRRLGTMAAEGWEAASDLALTPVSPRAVVVSGMGGSGIGGDLLRALLAPIAAVPVVVVKDYRLPAFVGRDTLVFACSYSGNTEETLAAYQEAHAAGASVVAVTSGGTLAGLAAASGHPVVRVPPGLPPRAALPHILMPVLRITGRLGIGGVTETEVREAAAVLGELVVRWGPEAHSGENPAKALAVALEGAVPVVYASSSQFEPVAQRWKTQLNENSKVFACWNAFPELNHNETVGWEGVRVGHPRLHAVLLRDRDEGARNALRVEITRELLARRFDGVTEVWSQGTGLLARLLSLILFGDLVSVYLAVLVGVDPTPVEIISEIKRRLGGR; this is encoded by the coding sequence ATGGTTCTTGACGACCGCAGGGAGATCGCCCGCCTGGACCCCGGCGGGATGCTGGGCCTGGTCCGGCGTTTGGGTACGATGGCCGCCGAGGGCTGGGAAGCGGCATCCGATCTGGCGCTGACCCCGGTGAGTCCCCGCGCGGTGGTCGTCAGTGGGATGGGTGGGTCCGGCATCGGCGGCGACCTCCTTCGCGCGCTGCTGGCTCCGATCGCCGCCGTCCCAGTGGTTGTCGTCAAGGACTACCGCCTGCCGGCGTTCGTCGGACGCGATACGCTGGTCTTCGCGTGCTCCTACTCCGGGAACACCGAGGAGACGCTGGCCGCCTACCAGGAGGCCCACGCCGCCGGCGCTTCGGTCGTCGCCGTGACCTCCGGAGGGACGCTGGCCGGCCTCGCCGCTGCCTCCGGCCACCCGGTCGTGCGCGTGCCGCCCGGGCTCCCGCCGCGCGCGGCCCTTCCGCACATTCTGATGCCGGTGCTCCGCATCACCGGCCGGTTGGGTATCGGCGGTGTCACCGAGACCGAGGTCCGCGAGGCCGCCGCCGTGCTGGGCGAGCTGGTCGTACGGTGGGGGCCGGAGGCGCATTCCGGTGAGAACCCCGCAAAAGCACTGGCCGTGGCGCTGGAAGGCGCGGTTCCCGTCGTGTACGCTTCCTCTTCCCAGTTTGAGCCGGTGGCCCAGCGCTGGAAGACACAGCTCAACGAGAACAGCAAGGTCTTCGCGTGCTGGAATGCCTTTCCCGAACTCAACCACAACGAGACGGTCGGGTGGGAGGGGGTCCGCGTAGGACACCCGCGCCTGCACGCCGTGCTCCTCCGGGATCGGGACGAGGGGGCCCGCAACGCGCTCAGGGTCGAGATCACGCGGGAGTTGTTGGCGAGAAGGTTCGACGGCGTAACCGAGGTCTGGTCGCAGGGGACCGGCCTGCTGGCGCGCCTGCTCTCCCTGATCCTGTTCGGCGATCTGGTCAGCGTCTATCTGGCGGTGCTGGTCGGGGTGGATCCGACCCCGGTGGAGATCATCTCGGAGATCAAGCGTCGGCTGGGAGGCCGCTGA
- a CDS encoding mechanosensitive ion channel family protein, producing MLAESGRIGRAINALLNPARIEAMVEAVIAVAVIAAGLRLALYLATAVLQRWLRPDDPRRDPERAVQVRTLAPLLGSALRYLFYFTAAVMILDRLGVNVAAILASAGIVGIAIGFGAQHLIRDVIAGFFLIFEGLIQVGDVVRVGEVTGTVERIHLRTTQVRQFSGELVTIPNGEIQRFGNMNRGFMRAMVQIGLAYEANLERAIAVMHQVGEAWAADHPDLVLAPPEVQGIMEFGASEVQVRMVVMVRPLTQWDTERRLRVLLKAAFEAAGIEIAFPRQVVYLR from the coding sequence GTGCTAGCTGAGTCCGGCCGGATCGGCCGCGCGATCAACGCCCTGCTGAACCCTGCCAGGATCGAGGCGATGGTGGAGGCGGTCATTGCGGTCGCGGTAATTGCCGCGGGCCTCCGATTGGCCCTGTACCTGGCCACAGCGGTGCTGCAGCGGTGGCTGCGGCCCGACGACCCGCGCAGAGACCCCGAGCGAGCGGTCCAGGTCCGCACGTTAGCCCCGTTGCTTGGGAGCGCGCTCCGATATCTCTTCTACTTCACCGCCGCGGTCATGATCCTGGACAGGCTGGGCGTCAACGTCGCGGCGATTCTGGCCAGCGCAGGAATTGTCGGGATAGCCATCGGGTTCGGGGCGCAGCACCTCATACGCGACGTAATCGCCGGGTTCTTCCTGATCTTCGAAGGGCTGATCCAGGTGGGCGACGTTGTTCGCGTCGGCGAGGTCACGGGCACGGTGGAGCGGATCCATCTGCGGACCACGCAGGTCCGCCAGTTCTCCGGCGAGCTGGTCACGATTCCCAACGGAGAGATTCAGCGGTTCGGCAACATGAACCGCGGGTTCATGAGGGCGATGGTGCAGATCGGCCTTGCGTATGAGGCGAACCTGGAGCGCGCCATCGCCGTGATGCACCAGGTCGGCGAGGCCTGGGCTGCCGATCACCCGGACCTGGTGCTGGCCCCGCCCGAGGTGCAGGGAATCATGGAGTTCGGCGCGTCGGAGGTGCAGGTGCGCATGGTGGTCATGGTAAGGCCGCTGACCCAGTGGGATACGGAGCGCCGGCTCCGCGTGCTGCTGAAGGCCGCATTTGAGGCCGCGGGCATTGAGATAGCCTTCCCGCGCCAGGTGGTGTATCTGCGATGA
- a CDS encoding NAD-dependent epimerase/dehydratase family protein — MRVLITGGAGFIGSHITDAHLARGDEVIVVDSLVAGRREFVGTAARFYQMDVRDPGLREVFERTRPQLVNHHAAQVSVSVSVREPLQDAEINVLGTLRMAALAAEYGVEQFIFASTGGALYGEPELLPADEATPILPMSPYGCAKAAAEGYLGLYRRLHGLPVCCLRYANVYGPRQDPHGEAGVVAIFARALLAGESPTIFGDGEQTRDFVCVDDVVRANLLAADRRVEGAFNIGTGRGTSVNTVFRVLAGKIGANVSPLHASPRSGDVRHIRLAPGAALRHLGWAPMVSLEDGLAATAAWFARQTG; from the coding sequence ATGAGGGTGCTGATCACCGGAGGCGCCGGGTTCATAGGCTCCCACATCACCGACGCCCACCTCGCCCGCGGGGACGAGGTGATCGTGGTGGATTCGCTGGTCGCCGGCAGGCGGGAGTTCGTAGGGACGGCGGCGCGGTTCTATCAGATGGACGTTCGCGATCCGGGATTGCGCGAGGTCTTCGAGCGAACACGCCCCCAGTTGGTAAACCACCATGCCGCCCAGGTGTCGGTAAGCGTCTCGGTGCGGGAGCCGCTGCAGGACGCCGAGATCAACGTCCTCGGCACGCTGAGGATGGCGGCGCTGGCCGCGGAGTACGGGGTCGAGCAGTTCATCTTCGCCTCCACCGGCGGAGCACTGTACGGCGAACCGGAGCTGCTGCCGGCGGACGAGGCGACCCCGATCCTTCCAATGAGCCCCTACGGCTGCGCCAAGGCGGCCGCGGAGGGCTACCTGGGGCTCTACCGGCGCCTGCACGGACTCCCCGTCTGCTGCCTGCGCTACGCCAACGTCTACGGCCCGCGCCAGGACCCGCACGGCGAGGCCGGCGTTGTGGCGATCTTCGCGCGGGCGTTGCTGGCCGGGGAGTCTCCCACCATCTTCGGCGACGGCGAGCAGACGCGCGACTTCGTCTGCGTGGACGACGTCGTGCGCGCGAATCTCCTGGCGGCCGACCGCCGGGTGGAGGGTGCCTTCAACATCGGCACCGGAAGGGGCACCTCGGTCAACACGGTCTTTCGCGTCCTGGCCGGGAAGATCGGCGCGAATGTCTCGCCACTCCATGCTTCCCCGCGATCCGGCGACGTTCGCCACATTCGGCTCGCCCCAGGGGCCGCGCTCCGACACCTGGGCTGGGCACCGATGGTCTCACTGGAAGACGGCTTGGCTGCCACTGCCGCCTGGTTTGCACGGCAGACAGGGTAA
- a CDS encoding DUF1957 domain-containing protein: protein MAPSRGNFLLVLHSHLPLVLGHGRWPHGSDWLCEVAIGCYLPLIEVFERLSTRGRRSRVTLNITPILAEQLAHPSFPPEMEAFLRQRLESAEENRVHFERNGLPDLAGLAQLWEQIYRNTLSRFHALGGDLLGAIRRLAEAGVIELITSAATHGYLPLLGREESVDLQLRTGKAAHLRHFGAPPRGAWLPECGYRARYEWTPPAGPLAGKVRWRRRGVEEFLAAHDLEFFVTDSHLLRGGVPLSFYGDHYPALRALAAGAEYPTYSRDRSPYRPYSVASRGGNGSAVAFTRDPRTTMQVWSREAGYPGDPMYLEFHKKHFPGGIRYWRVTDARGDLGSKLSYDPQAAHAAARGHAEHFARIVGELAETEAHKSAWPVAVCNPYDTELFGHWWFEGPAFLEEILERLPAAGVEPESLGGYLDRCPQPEVITLPEGSWGEGGDHRVWLNRDTRWTWEMVYAAEEEFWSVAGDPAWEGNSFLRRVVAQLARELLLLQSSDWQFLITTWAARNYAEARFAEHYAHFTRLGHLLHRVAEGQPVQKDDELFLAAREAQDFPFPDVLDHVRAAREVKSL from the coding sequence ATGGCCCCTTCGCGCGGGAACTTCTTGCTGGTTCTCCACTCACACCTGCCCCTGGTCCTTGGGCACGGCAGGTGGCCGCACGGGAGCGACTGGCTGTGTGAGGTGGCGATCGGGTGCTACCTGCCGCTGATCGAGGTGTTTGAACGCCTCAGCACCCGCGGCCGCCGTTCTCGCGTAACGCTGAACATCACCCCGATCCTCGCCGAGCAACTCGCGCACCCATCTTTCCCGCCGGAGATGGAGGCGTTCCTCCGACAGCGGCTGGAATCGGCCGAGGAGAACCGCGTCCACTTCGAGCGCAACGGGCTGCCGGACCTCGCGGGCCTTGCGCAGTTGTGGGAACAGATCTACCGAAACACTCTCAGCCGGTTCCACGCCTTGGGGGGCGACCTGCTGGGCGCCATCAGACGGTTGGCCGAGGCCGGGGTGATCGAGTTGATCACATCGGCCGCGACCCACGGATACCTTCCTCTCCTGGGACGCGAGGAGTCGGTTGATTTGCAGTTGCGCACCGGCAAAGCGGCGCACCTGCGGCACTTCGGTGCCCCCCCGCGCGGCGCCTGGCTGCCGGAGTGCGGGTACCGCGCGCGCTACGAGTGGACGCCGCCGGCCGGCCCGCTGGCGGGCAAGGTGCGATGGCGACGGCGCGGGGTCGAGGAGTTCCTCGCTGCGCACGACCTGGAGTTCTTCGTCACCGACTCCCACCTGCTGCGGGGCGGCGTGCCCCTGTCGTTCTACGGCGACCACTACCCGGCGCTGCGGGCCCTGGCCGCGGGCGCGGAATACCCCACGTACTCCCGCGACCGAAGCCCGTACCGGCCCTACTCCGTCGCTTCGCGCGGCGGGAACGGCAGCGCCGTGGCCTTCACGCGCGATCCGCGGACCACCATGCAGGTGTGGAGTAGGGAGGCCGGGTACCCAGGCGATCCCATGTACCTGGAGTTCCACAAGAAGCACTTCCCCGGCGGGATCCGCTACTGGCGGGTCACCGACGCCCGCGGCGACCTGGGGTCCAAACTGTCCTACGACCCGCAGGCCGCGCATGCGGCCGCCCGAGGGCACGCCGAGCACTTCGCCCGGATAGTCGGCGAACTCGCGGAAACCGAGGCGCACAAATCAGCGTGGCCGGTCGCGGTCTGCAACCCCTACGACACGGAGCTGTTCGGACACTGGTGGTTCGAGGGGCCGGCGTTCCTTGAGGAGATCCTGGAGCGGCTCCCCGCAGCCGGTGTCGAGCCCGAGTCGTTGGGTGGGTACCTCGACCGCTGCCCGCAGCCGGAGGTGATCACCCTGCCCGAAGGATCGTGGGGCGAGGGAGGCGACCACCGGGTCTGGCTCAATCGCGACACCAGGTGGACCTGGGAGATGGTGTACGCGGCGGAAGAGGAGTTCTGGTCCGTCGCCGGCGACCCGGCATGGGAAGGCAACTCGTTCCTCCGGCGGGTGGTGGCCCAACTGGCCCGCGAGCTGTTGCTCCTCCAGTCGTCGGACTGGCAGTTCCTGATTACCACCTGGGCGGCCCGCAACTACGCCGAAGCGCGGTTCGCCGAGCACTACGCCCACTTCACGCGGCTGGGACACCTGCTGCACCGGGTAGCCGAGGGGCAGCCGGTGCAGAAAGATGACGAGTTGTTCCTGGCCGCGCGGGAGGCACAGGACTTCCCGTTCCCCGACGTGCTCGATCACGTGCGCGCCGCGCGGGAGGTGAAGTCGCTGTGA
- the glgC gene encoding glucose-1-phosphate adenylyltransferase produces MTLRTRPYRPRVLAFVLAGGRGERLEPLTRDRGKPAVPFGGKYRIVDFVLSNFVNSGIYAIYVMVQYKAQSLLEHLRVGWRFGGLPDQFVIAVPPQMRWGESWYSGTANAVYQNLNLLRDFNPDIIMIFGADHIYRMDLNQMLAFHLDCRAQLTVAARPVPIDEASEFGIVETDGAGRIVGFEEKPAQPHPMPADPTKALSSMGNYVFNRDILVETLIEDARRSTDHDFGRTIIPELHPYAEVFAYNFFDNEIPGSKAHEERGYWRDVGTIGAYWHAQMDLLGTTPVFDLDNPQWPIHTSAYSGPPTHLVGGEITDSLLGEGTRVERATVRRSILGRGVRIGEGALIEESVVMGHTTVGRGARLRRAIVDRHNTIPDHAEIGIDPARDAQHYKVDASGIVVLPRGATRYTS; encoded by the coding sequence GTGACACTCCGGACCCGGCCGTACCGGCCGCGCGTCCTGGCGTTCGTCCTGGCCGGAGGCCGCGGCGAACGGCTGGAGCCGCTCACCCGTGATCGGGGCAAACCGGCGGTGCCCTTCGGCGGCAAGTACCGGATCGTGGACTTCGTGCTGTCCAACTTCGTCAACTCGGGGATCTACGCGATCTATGTGATGGTCCAGTACAAGGCGCAGTCGCTGCTGGAGCACCTGCGCGTGGGCTGGCGGTTCGGAGGCCTCCCTGACCAGTTCGTAATCGCGGTCCCCCCCCAGATGCGCTGGGGCGAGTCATGGTATAGCGGGACCGCCAACGCGGTCTACCAGAACCTGAACCTGCTGCGGGACTTCAATCCGGACATCATCATGATCTTCGGCGCCGACCACATCTACCGGATGGACCTCAACCAGATGCTGGCCTTCCACCTGGACTGCAGGGCCCAGCTCACCGTCGCTGCGCGACCGGTACCGATCGACGAGGCCTCCGAGTTCGGCATCGTCGAGACCGACGGAGCCGGGCGGATCGTCGGGTTCGAGGAGAAACCGGCGCAGCCGCATCCGATGCCCGCGGATCCTACAAAAGCCCTGTCCTCGATGGGCAACTACGTCTTCAATCGCGACATCCTGGTCGAGACGCTCATCGAGGATGCCCGCCGCAGCACCGACCACGACTTCGGGCGGACGATCATCCCGGAACTTCACCCGTACGCTGAGGTCTTCGCATACAACTTCTTTGACAACGAGATCCCGGGCTCCAAAGCCCACGAGGAGCGCGGATACTGGCGTGACGTGGGAACGATTGGAGCGTACTGGCACGCGCAGATGGACCTGCTTGGCACCACGCCGGTGTTCGATCTCGATAACCCTCAGTGGCCCATCCACACGAGCGCATACAGCGGCCCGCCGACCCACCTGGTCGGCGGGGAGATCACCGACTCGCTGCTCGGCGAGGGAACCCGGGTGGAACGCGCCACCGTCCGCCGCTCGATCCTGGGCCGCGGCGTCCGGATCGGTGAAGGTGCACTGATAGAAGAGTCCGTCGTGATGGGCCACACGACGGTCGGAAGGGGCGCGCGGCTGCGGCGCGCCATCGTTGACCGCCACAACACGATCCCCGACCATGCGGAGATAGGCATCGACCCGGCCCGGGACGCCCAGCACTACAAGGTTGACGCCTCGGGCATCGTCGTGCTGCCGCGAGGCGCAACCCGCTACACCTCGTGA